One region of Anaeromyxobacter paludicola genomic DNA includes:
- a CDS encoding acyl-CoA mutase large subunit family protein, translating into MSDHREQNRADQQRWLETTFGKAVKKSPERRASFATTSGIPLRPVYGCGDVKPGLHERLGLPGEYPFTRGVQPTMYRGRFWTMRQYAGFGTAEESNKRYRYLLQSGQTGLSVAFDLPTQMGRDSDHPRARGEVGKVGVAIDSIRDMATLLDGIPLGTVSTSMTINATGGILLALYQAIGEKQGVAPDQLQGTIQNDILKEYAARGTYIYPPEPSLRLITDIFAYTAKVMPKWNPISISGYHIREAGSTAVQEVAFTLGDGIAYVEAAVKAGLDVDVFAGRLSFFFNAHNNLLEEVAKFRAARRLWAKIMKERFKAKDPRSMMLRFHTQTAGSMLTAQQPENNVARVTIQALAAVLGGTQSLHTNSRDEALGLPTEDAVRVALRTQQIVANESGVADVIDPLGGSWAIEALTDEIEGRAEEYLRKIDDLGGMVQAISKGYVQREIQEAAYAWQRQVEKKEQVVVGVNAFKSEDPPVPVMKVDPALEEQQVRRVKALRAERDNAAATRAVDALRQAARGTENLMPLVLAAVKAEATLGEVSDALRDVFGEYRETVVL; encoded by the coding sequence ATGTCCGATCACCGCGAGCAGAACCGGGCCGACCAGCAGCGCTGGCTCGAGACCACCTTCGGCAAGGCCGTGAAGAAGAGCCCCGAGCGGCGCGCCTCCTTCGCCACCACGAGCGGCATCCCGCTCCGGCCGGTGTACGGCTGCGGCGACGTGAAGCCGGGGCTGCACGAGCGGCTCGGGCTGCCGGGCGAGTACCCCTTCACCCGCGGCGTGCAGCCCACCATGTACCGCGGCCGCTTCTGGACCATGCGCCAGTACGCCGGCTTCGGCACCGCCGAGGAGTCGAACAAGCGCTACCGCTACCTGCTCCAGTCCGGCCAGACCGGCCTCTCGGTGGCCTTCGACCTCCCCACGCAGATGGGGCGCGACTCAGACCACCCGCGCGCCCGCGGCGAGGTGGGCAAGGTGGGCGTGGCCATCGACTCGATCCGCGACATGGCGACGCTGCTCGACGGCATCCCGCTCGGCACCGTCTCCACGTCGATGACCATCAACGCGACGGGCGGCATCCTGCTCGCGCTCTACCAGGCCATCGGCGAGAAGCAGGGCGTGGCGCCCGATCAGCTGCAGGGCACCATCCAGAACGACATCCTCAAGGAGTACGCGGCGCGCGGGACCTACATCTACCCGCCCGAGCCGTCGCTGCGCCTCATCACCGACATCTTCGCGTACACCGCGAAGGTGATGCCGAAGTGGAACCCCATCTCCATCTCCGGCTACCACATCCGCGAGGCCGGCTCGACGGCGGTGCAGGAGGTGGCGTTCACGCTGGGCGACGGCATCGCCTACGTGGAGGCGGCGGTGAAGGCCGGGCTCGACGTGGACGTCTTCGCGGGCCGGCTCTCCTTCTTCTTCAACGCCCACAACAACCTGCTCGAGGAGGTGGCCAAGTTCCGCGCCGCCCGGAGGCTCTGGGCGAAGATCATGAAGGAGCGGTTCAAGGCCAAGGACCCGCGCTCGATGATGCTCCGGTTCCACACCCAGACGGCCGGCTCGATGCTGACCGCGCAGCAGCCCGAGAACAACGTCGCGCGCGTCACCATCCAGGCGCTCGCGGCGGTGCTCGGCGGCACCCAGTCGCTCCACACCAACTCGCGCGACGAGGCGCTCGGCCTGCCCACCGAGGACGCGGTCCGGGTGGCGCTGCGCACCCAGCAGATCGTGGCCAACGAGTCGGGGGTGGCCGACGTCATCGACCCGCTCGGCGGCAGCTGGGCCATCGAGGCGCTCACCGACGAGATCGAGGGGCGCGCCGAGGAGTACCTGCGCAAGATCGACGACCTCGGCGGCATGGTGCAGGCCATCAGCAAGGGCTACGTGCAGCGGGAGATCCAGGAGGCGGCCTACGCCTGGCAGCGGCAGGTGGAGAAGAAGGAGCAGGTGGTGGTCGGCGTGAACGCCTTCAAGAGCGAGGACCCGCCGGTCCCGGTCATGAAGGTGGACCCGGCGCTCGAGGAGCAGCAGGTGCGGCGCGTGAAGGCGCTCCGGGCGGAGCGCGACAACGCGGCCGCCACCCGGGCGGTGGACGCGCTGCGCCAGGCCGCCCGCGGCACCGAGAACCTCATGCCGCTCGTCCTCGCCGCCGTGAAGGCCGAGGCCACCCTCGGCGAGGTGAGCGACGCGCTCCGCGACGTCTTCGGCGAATACCGGGAGACGGTGGTACTTTAG
- a CDS encoding NAD(P)H-dependent flavin oxidoreductase, with translation MEAIQPTPPTEELPRGTSPKLTRAAIEQIVASGKRLLVQGGMGIHASDGLSGKVAAAKSVHFVGVGTVSAVVKTEAMLRREIRRARAEAAGGYVGVNLMAAINRDDFARAARVSIEEGVSFIVQGAGISREILRWCKEGGVPFAGIVSSGRLAAMYEKWGADFLVAEGADAGGHIGDIDHPLPSLVEEVRAHSRLPVVAAGGVTAEDVGGFLAQGAAGVQLATRFIASKDGDTHAGFKEMHLGKTAEDVAIIISCVKGMKARAVRNAFTDALAAGQRFPPRSKAWFFGKEGYMGRKKACVECLAAELCKCRASNFQESFCITDALLKAAILGDKENGLFYTGQSITRIPEKDVAELKTVQELVDELDLELSRFVAIERERAESVIAAAI, from the coding sequence ATGGAAGCGATCCAGCCGACCCCCCCGACCGAGGAGCTCCCGCGCGGCACGTCGCCGAAGCTCACCCGCGCCGCGATCGAGCAGATCGTCGCCTCCGGCAAGCGGCTCCTGGTCCAGGGCGGCATGGGCATCCACGCCTCGGACGGCCTCTCCGGCAAGGTGGCCGCCGCGAAGAGCGTCCACTTCGTGGGCGTGGGCACCGTCTCGGCGGTGGTGAAGACCGAGGCGATGCTGCGGCGGGAGATCCGGCGCGCGCGGGCCGAGGCGGCCGGCGGCTACGTGGGCGTGAACCTCATGGCCGCCATCAACCGCGACGACTTCGCGCGCGCGGCGCGCGTCTCGATCGAGGAGGGCGTCTCCTTCATCGTCCAGGGCGCCGGCATCTCGCGCGAGATCCTCCGCTGGTGCAAGGAGGGCGGCGTGCCGTTCGCGGGCATCGTCTCCTCGGGCCGGCTCGCGGCCATGTACGAGAAGTGGGGCGCCGACTTCCTCGTGGCCGAGGGCGCCGACGCCGGCGGCCACATCGGCGACATCGACCACCCGCTCCCCTCGCTCGTCGAGGAGGTCCGCGCCCACTCCCGGCTGCCGGTGGTCGCCGCGGGCGGCGTCACCGCCGAGGACGTCGGCGGCTTCCTGGCCCAGGGCGCGGCGGGCGTGCAGCTCGCGACCCGCTTCATCGCCAGCAAGGACGGCGACACGCACGCCGGCTTCAAGGAGATGCACCTCGGCAAGACCGCCGAGGACGTGGCCATCATCATCAGCTGCGTGAAGGGCATGAAGGCCCGCGCCGTCCGCAACGCCTTCACCGACGCGCTCGCGGCGGGCCAGCGCTTCCCGCCCCGCTCCAAGGCCTGGTTCTTCGGCAAGGAGGGCTACATGGGCCGCAAGAAGGCCTGCGTGGAGTGCCTCGCCGCCGAGCTCTGCAAGTGCCGCGCGAGCAACTTCCAGGAGAGCTTCTGCATCACCGACGCGCTCCTCAAGGCGGCCATCCTGGGCGACAAGGAGAACGGCCTCTTCTACACCGGGCAGAGCATCACCCGGATCCCGGAGAAGGACGTCGCCGAGCTCAAGACCGTGCAGGAGCTGGTGGACGAGCTCGACCTCGAGCTCAGCCGCTTCGTGGCGATCGAGCGCGAGCGCGCCGAGTCGGTGATCGCGGCGGCGATCTAG
- a CDS encoding methyl-accepting chemotaxis protein, protein MFLGHLSFRQKMAILPISLGLAFLAVLCVNTVFQSRSELALRRIEQLGSPSLRASRDLELELEQLQEVLEHAVEAQDPEQLAASADQRDAFLRRVGELRRLQRGPGTEVDQIEQGFADYYRLARDVSARLIARDVTGITEPLESMQARYRALQSALAETTRFNRDQMARDFADARHQQDLATWGTAGVIGACAFLLSLLGGWIARSVAQPLGALSRAAARVASDGDLGQAIEVRGNGEVADLARAFAEMMEKLRQIPIGLHRSAEELARASAELETASHAQAAALEAEERALAEARGVAESMTASGGSASEAARVALRVAAQAERAAEAGQRATGGTLEGLAEIGGQVETLLAASQGLGERLGALESSALALGKSAVHATDAAWRLELELDPARGGAGAALAVEVHRLSQQVSQGAAQLGAALRELGRAARQTTGRGDEGRRRIDAGMERIRAAGEHLREISALLQQSSQATRQIVKAVEEEAQALAGIGGALVKLDEVAARSAAGARRTAKAADAVRLVAGRVGEVVRSFKL, encoded by the coding sequence GTGTTCCTGGGACACCTCTCGTTCAGGCAGAAGATGGCCATCCTGCCGATCTCGCTCGGCCTCGCCTTCCTGGCGGTGCTCTGCGTGAACACGGTCTTCCAGAGCCGCTCGGAGCTGGCCCTGCGCCGCATCGAGCAGCTCGGGTCGCCGTCCTTGCGGGCGAGCCGGGACCTCGAGCTCGAGCTCGAGCAGCTGCAGGAGGTGCTCGAGCACGCGGTGGAGGCGCAGGATCCGGAGCAGCTCGCCGCCAGCGCCGACCAGCGGGACGCCTTCCTGCGCCGGGTGGGCGAGCTGCGGCGCCTGCAGCGCGGCCCGGGCACGGAGGTGGACCAGATCGAGCAGGGGTTCGCGGACTACTACCGCCTGGCCCGCGACGTCTCGGCGCGGCTCATCGCGCGCGACGTCACCGGGATCACCGAGCCGCTCGAGTCCATGCAGGCGCGCTACCGCGCCCTGCAGAGCGCGCTCGCCGAGACCACCCGCTTCAACCGGGACCAGATGGCGCGCGACTTCGCCGACGCCCGCCACCAGCAGGACCTCGCCACCTGGGGCACCGCCGGGGTGATCGGCGCCTGCGCCTTCCTGCTGTCCCTGCTCGGCGGCTGGATCGCGCGGAGCGTGGCGCAGCCGCTCGGCGCGCTCTCGCGGGCGGCGGCGCGGGTCGCGAGCGACGGCGACCTCGGGCAGGCGATCGAGGTGCGGGGGAACGGCGAGGTCGCCGACCTCGCCCGCGCCTTCGCCGAGATGATGGAGAAGCTGCGCCAGATCCCGATCGGCCTGCACCGCTCGGCCGAGGAGCTGGCGCGGGCCTCCGCCGAGCTCGAGACCGCGAGCCACGCCCAGGCGGCCGCGCTCGAGGCCGAGGAGCGCGCGCTCGCGGAGGCGCGCGGCGTGGCCGAGTCGATGACCGCCTCGGGGGGCTCTGCGAGCGAGGCCGCCCGCGTGGCGCTCCGCGTGGCCGCGCAGGCCGAGCGGGCCGCCGAGGCCGGCCAGCGCGCCACCGGGGGGACGCTCGAGGGGCTCGCCGAGATCGGCGGGCAGGTCGAGACGCTGCTCGCGGCCTCGCAGGGCCTGGGCGAGCGGCTCGGGGCGCTGGAGAGCTCGGCCCTCGCCCTCGGCAAGTCGGCGGTCCACGCGACCGACGCCGCCTGGCGGCTCGAGCTCGAGCTCGACCCGGCCCGCGGCGGCGCCGGCGCGGCCCTCGCGGTCGAGGTGCACCGGCTCTCCCAGCAGGTCTCGCAGGGCGCGGCGCAGCTCGGCGCGGCGCTGCGCGAGTTGGGCCGCGCCGCGCGGCAGACCACCGGCCGCGGCGACGAGGGGCGGCGCCGGATCGACGCCGGGATGGAGCGGATCCGCGCGGCCGGCGAGCACCTGCGCGAGATCTCGGCGCTCCTCCAGCAGTCGAGCCAGGCCACGCGGCAGATCGTGAAGGCGGTGGAGGAGGAGGCCCAGGCGCTCGCCGGGATCGGCGGGGCGCTGGTGAAGCTCGACGAGGTGGCGGCGCGGAGCGCGGCGGGCGCGCGCCGGACCGCCAAGGCGGCCGACGCCGTCCGGCTCGTCGCCGGGCGCGTCGGCGAGGTGGTGCGCTCCTTCAAGCTCTGA
- a CDS encoding acyl-CoA carboxylase subunit beta codes for MNEPNETDPRRALLTRLETRAEQGGGEERIARQHEAGKLTARERIDLFLDPGSFVELDKLKTHRCADFGMQEARVPGDGVVTGWGRVDGRQVFVFAQDFTVFGGSLSGANAEKICKVLDLALQVGCPVVGLQDSGGARIQEGVPALAGYAEVFLRNVLASGVVPQLSLILGPCAGAAVYSPAVSDFVFMVKDTSYMFISGPEAIEAATGERVTREELGGARAHAERSGVAHFACDSEEAALQAARELLSYLPANNAEDPPEQPCADDPAREDAALAAAVPEGGASYDVREILRAVVDDRRLLEVAEGFAPNLVAGFARLAGRPVGLVANQPAARGGALDADASVKGARFVRFCDAFNLPVVTFVDVPGFLPGTGQEWGGIIRHGAKLLFAYAEATVPKVTVITRKAYGGAYDVMASKHLRADVNLAWPSAEIAVMAPEAAVGLLFRKELQAAADPDAERRARTEAYRERFASPYRAAELGYVDEVIRPEATRLKLVRALDMLRTKRQELPPRKHGNIPL; via the coding sequence ATGAACGAGCCCAACGAGACCGACCCGCGGCGCGCGCTCCTCACGCGGCTCGAGACCCGGGCGGAGCAGGGCGGCGGCGAGGAGCGGATCGCGCGGCAGCACGAGGCGGGGAAGCTCACCGCGCGCGAGCGGATCGACCTCTTCCTCGACCCCGGCAGCTTCGTGGAGCTCGACAAGCTCAAGACCCACCGCTGCGCCGACTTCGGCATGCAGGAGGCGCGCGTGCCGGGCGACGGGGTCGTCACCGGCTGGGGCCGGGTGGACGGGCGGCAGGTGTTCGTCTTCGCGCAGGACTTCACGGTCTTCGGCGGCTCGCTCTCGGGCGCCAACGCCGAGAAGATCTGCAAGGTCCTCGACCTCGCGCTGCAGGTGGGCTGCCCCGTGGTCGGCCTGCAGGACTCGGGCGGCGCGCGCATCCAGGAGGGGGTGCCGGCGCTGGCCGGGTACGCCGAGGTGTTCCTCCGCAACGTCCTCGCCTCGGGGGTGGTGCCGCAGCTCTCGCTCATCCTCGGCCCGTGCGCCGGGGCGGCGGTCTACAGCCCCGCGGTCAGCGACTTCGTCTTCATGGTGAAGGACACGAGCTACATGTTCATCAGCGGCCCGGAGGCGATCGAGGCCGCCACCGGCGAGCGGGTCACGCGCGAGGAGCTCGGCGGCGCGCGCGCCCACGCCGAGCGGAGCGGCGTGGCCCACTTCGCCTGCGACTCGGAGGAGGCGGCGCTGCAGGCCGCGCGCGAGCTGCTGTCGTACCTGCCGGCCAACAACGCCGAGGACCCGCCGGAGCAGCCCTGCGCCGACGACCCGGCGCGGGAGGACGCGGCGCTCGCCGCCGCCGTCCCGGAGGGCGGCGCGAGCTACGACGTCCGCGAGATCCTGCGGGCGGTGGTGGACGACCGGCGCCTGCTCGAGGTGGCCGAGGGCTTCGCGCCCAACCTGGTGGCCGGCTTCGCGCGGCTCGCCGGGCGGCCGGTGGGCCTGGTGGCGAACCAGCCGGCGGCGCGGGGCGGCGCGCTCGACGCCGACGCGAGCGTGAAGGGGGCGCGGTTCGTCCGCTTCTGCGACGCCTTCAACCTGCCGGTGGTCACCTTCGTGGACGTCCCCGGGTTCCTGCCCGGCACCGGGCAGGAGTGGGGCGGCATCATCCGCCACGGCGCCAAGCTCCTCTTCGCCTACGCCGAGGCGACCGTGCCCAAGGTGACCGTCATCACGCGCAAGGCGTACGGCGGCGCCTACGACGTGATGGCGTCGAAGCACCTGCGCGCCGACGTGAACCTCGCCTGGCCCAGCGCCGAGATCGCCGTGATGGCGCCCGAGGCCGCCGTCGGCCTGCTCTTCCGCAAGGAGCTGCAGGCCGCCGCCGATCCCGACGCCGAGCGGCGCGCCCGCACCGAGGCGTACCGCGAGCGGTTCGCGAGCCCCTACCGCGCCGCCGAGCTCGGCTACGTGGACGAGGTGATCCGCCCCGAGGCGACGCGCCTCAAGCTGGTCCGCGCCCTCGACATGCTCCGGACGAAGCGCCAGGAGCTGCCGCCCCGCAAGCACGGCAACATCCCGCTCTAG
- a CDS encoding lysophospholipid acyltransferase family protein, which yields MLRAFSWVYWAFLAITFPLFFAVQLAIFLATIAFDRRRVAVHLFSCLWASTYVWLCPLWRVRTLGRERLPWRGAAVIVANHSSLLDILVLYGVFRPFKWVSKEEMFRVPILGWNMRLNDYVPLRRGERESVIRMMAHCRRHLAAGSPVMIFPEGTRSRDGALQPFKDGAFRLAAEAGCPIIPIAVSGTADALPKHGLVLRRRMRAQVEVLPALDPTAFEGPGALRDAARGAIAAALARAPRE from the coding sequence GTGTTGCGCGCTTTCTCCTGGGTCTACTGGGCGTTTCTCGCGATCACCTTCCCGCTCTTCTTCGCGGTGCAGCTCGCGATCTTCCTCGCCACCATCGCGTTCGACCGCCGCCGGGTGGCCGTGCACCTGTTCTCCTGTCTGTGGGCCTCCACCTACGTCTGGCTCTGTCCGCTCTGGCGCGTGCGGACCCTGGGCCGCGAGCGGCTGCCCTGGCGCGGGGCGGCGGTGATCGTCGCCAACCACTCCAGCCTGCTCGACATCCTCGTGCTGTACGGCGTCTTCCGGCCGTTCAAGTGGGTCTCGAAGGAGGAGATGTTCCGGGTCCCGATCCTCGGCTGGAACATGCGGCTCAACGACTACGTCCCGCTCCGGCGCGGCGAGCGCGAGTCGGTGATCCGGATGATGGCCCACTGCCGCCGCCACCTCGCGGCGGGGAGCCCGGTGATGATCTTCCCGGAGGGGACCCGCTCGCGCGATGGCGCGCTCCAGCCGTTCAAGGACGGCGCGTTCCGCCTCGCCGCCGAGGCGGGGTGCCCGATCATCCCCATCGCCGTGAGCGGCACCGCCGACGCGCTGCCCAAGCACGGGCTCGTGCTGCGCCGGCGCATGCGCGCCCAGGTGGAGGTGCTGCCCGCGCTCGACCCGACCGCCTTCGAGGGCCCCGGCGCGTTGCGCGACGCCGCCCGGGGCGCCATCGCGGCGGCGCTGGCCCGGGCGCCGCGCGAGTAG
- a CDS encoding type 2 periplasmic-binding domain-containing protein yields MAIAAALVLAAPPRPAAGRAQGAFQVVVHRDNPVTSLSRGTAASLFLKKATEWPGGQKVEPVDLREGAPVRDAFSEAVLRRSVASVRAYWTQSIFSGRAVPPPELEDDEAVVAFVARSPWAIGYVSAGARLAGVKAVAVRD; encoded by the coding sequence GTGGCGATCGCGGCGGCGCTCGTGCTCGCCGCGCCCCCGCGCCCCGCCGCCGGCCGCGCCCAGGGCGCGTTCCAGGTGGTGGTGCACCGGGACAACCCGGTGACGTCGCTGTCGCGCGGGACCGCCGCCAGCCTGTTCCTCAAGAAGGCCACCGAGTGGCCCGGCGGGCAGAAGGTCGAGCCGGTCGATCTCCGCGAGGGCGCGCCGGTCCGCGACGCCTTCTCGGAGGCGGTGCTGCGCCGCAGCGTCGCCTCCGTGCGGGCCTACTGGACCCAGTCGATCTTCTCCGGGCGGGCGGTCCCCCCGCCGGAGCTGGAGGACGACGAGGCCGTGGTGGCCTTCGTCGCCCGCTCTCCCTGGGCCATCGGCTACGTCTCGGCGGGCGCCCGGCTCGCCGGGGTCAAGGCCGTCGCCGTGCGCGACTGA
- a CDS encoding sensor histidine kinase — MPRDPHPQEAREELQAETRPEEDASRQRMLAAAQRILSREPGSADEWLEAIVQASPSIDSAVLAEPAPAGRTEPWLFRTGGQPFPPLPEGTLTVYAVPIVEDGVAAAAALAGSRSALDLSAQERLLVQLAALRIEVARGKARLEAALRESERQREVAERHAAEVEEASSRTAAFRDQILGIVGHDLRNPLGAIVMSTALLQKRGGLAGWQAKTVERMRSSAGRMGRIISDLLSYTRTRLGGGIPMERRAADLGEITRRVCDELSAANPDRALDRVAEGDLSGEWDPDRLEQVFSNLVSNALDHGEPEVPVTVTARGQGERVEVEVRNRGAIPDEVLARAFEPFRKGPEGGSRKGSGLGLGLYIAKVIVQAHGGDVAVRCEGDGDARETVLAVTLPRTAGAAT, encoded by the coding sequence GTGCCCCGCGACCCCCACCCGCAAGAGGCCCGGGAGGAGCTCCAGGCCGAGACGCGCCCCGAAGAGGACGCGTCGCGCCAGCGGATGCTCGCGGCCGCGCAGCGGATCCTCTCCCGCGAGCCGGGCAGCGCCGACGAGTGGCTCGAGGCCATCGTCCAGGCGAGCCCGTCCATCGACAGCGCGGTGCTGGCCGAGCCCGCTCCCGCCGGCCGCACGGAGCCGTGGCTCTTCCGCACGGGCGGCCAGCCCTTCCCTCCCCTGCCGGAGGGCACGCTGACCGTGTACGCGGTGCCCATCGTCGAGGACGGGGTGGCCGCCGCCGCCGCGCTCGCCGGCTCTCGCAGCGCCCTCGACCTCTCCGCCCAGGAGCGGCTCCTGGTCCAGCTCGCGGCGCTCCGCATCGAGGTGGCGCGCGGGAAGGCCCGGCTCGAGGCGGCGCTGCGCGAGAGCGAGCGGCAGCGCGAGGTGGCCGAGCGGCACGCGGCCGAGGTGGAGGAGGCCTCCAGCCGAACCGCCGCCTTCCGCGACCAGATCCTCGGGATCGTCGGCCACGACCTGCGCAACCCGCTCGGCGCCATCGTGATGAGCACGGCGCTCCTGCAGAAGCGGGGCGGGCTCGCCGGGTGGCAGGCCAAGACGGTGGAGCGGATGCGCTCGAGCGCCGGCCGGATGGGCCGGATCATCAGCGACCTCCTCTCCTACACGCGGACCCGGCTCGGGGGCGGCATCCCCATGGAGCGGCGCGCCGCCGACCTGGGCGAGATCACGCGCCGGGTCTGCGACGAGCTCTCCGCCGCCAACCCCGACCGCGCGCTCGATCGCGTGGCGGAGGGGGATCTCTCGGGCGAGTGGGATCCGGACCGGCTCGAGCAGGTGTTCTCGAACCTGGTCTCGAACGCCCTCGACCACGGCGAGCCGGAGGTGCCGGTGACGGTGACCGCCCGCGGGCAGGGCGAGCGCGTCGAGGTGGAGGTCCGCAACCGCGGCGCCATCCCGGACGAGGTGCTGGCGCGCGCCTTCGAGCCCTTCCGCAAGGGGCCCGAGGGCGGCTCGCGCAAGGGGAGCGGCCTCGGGCTCGGGCTCTACATCGCCAAGGTGATCGTCCAGGCGCACGGCGGGGACGTGGCCGTCCGGTGCGAGGGCGACGGGGACGCGCGGGAGACGGTGCTCGCGGTGACGCTGCCCCGCACCGCCGGCGCCGCGACGTGA
- a CDS encoding DUF1003 domain-containing protein, which yields MARPSAGHCAPAELAGVVERNIEALLSRRAREERRRPREVRAADLITAFAGSMRFVYLHLVVYGAWVLVNLPWSPWRFDRQFIVLGTAASIEAIFLSTFILISQNRMTALADKRADLDLQVSLLAEHEVTRLIRLVSAVAERLGVEESRSPELGELKRDVRPEAVLDTLEAAAARARPGSEPGEGAGRGGAGPR from the coding sequence ATGGCACGACCCTCTGCAGGGCACTGCGCGCCAGCCGAGCTGGCGGGCGTGGTGGAGCGGAACATCGAGGCGCTGCTCTCGCGGCGCGCCCGGGAGGAGCGGCGGCGGCCGCGCGAGGTGCGGGCGGCCGACCTCATCACGGCGTTCGCGGGGAGCATGCGCTTCGTCTACCTGCACCTCGTCGTCTACGGGGCGTGGGTGCTCGTGAACCTGCCGTGGTCCCCGTGGCGCTTCGACCGGCAGTTCATCGTGCTCGGCACGGCGGCGTCGATCGAGGCGATCTTCCTCTCCACCTTCATCCTCATCTCGCAGAACCGGATGACGGCGCTCGCCGACAAGCGGGCGGACCTCGACCTGCAGGTCAGCCTGCTCGCGGAGCACGAGGTGACGCGGCTCATCCGGCTCGTCTCGGCGGTGGCGGAGCGGCTCGGGGTGGAGGAGTCGCGGAGCCCGGAGCTGGGCGAGCTGAAGCGGGACGTCCGGCCCGAGGCGGTGCTCGACACCCTGGAGGCCGCGGCGGCGCGGGCGCGGCCGGGGTCGGAGCCCGGCGAGGGCGCCGGACGAGGCGGCGCCGGGCCGCGCTGA
- a CDS encoding acetyl-CoA carboxylase biotin carboxylase subunit has product MSSRREITKILVANRGEIAVRVMRTCREMGIPTVAVYSDADRGCLHVRYADEAVHLGPSPARESYLAIDKVIAAARQTGADAVHPGYGFLSENPAFARAAAQAGLAFIGPPPESMEAMGVKTTARARMAAAGVPTVPGSPAPLAGPDEARAFAESIGFPVMIKAAAGGGGKGMKRCERAEDLPALWASARREAAGAFGDDRLYLEKYLDRPRHVEIQVFFDGHGNGVWLGERECSVQRRHQKVIEETPSCALDGALREAMGEVAVRAARAVGYVGAGTVEFLVDARRSFYFLEMNTRLQVEHPVTELCTGLDLVRLQIEVARGARLPFTQAEVARRGHAIEARVYAEDPAKGFFPSPGRISYLRAPGGPGVRDDAGVYTGWVVSPYYDPLLSKLSAWAPTREEAIARLDRALGEYVVHGIATNLTWLRQVLRHPAFRAGDYDTGFCQAFAADLAPRPDPRHERAALAAAAVAAFKRDLDREGAFAARALPAGGSGWVRAGRARALKGGPR; this is encoded by the coding sequence ATGAGCAGCCGGCGAGAGATCACGAAGATCCTGGTGGCCAACCGCGGCGAGATCGCCGTCCGCGTGATGCGCACCTGCCGCGAGATGGGGATCCCCACCGTGGCGGTCTACTCGGACGCGGATCGCGGGTGCCTGCACGTGCGCTACGCCGACGAGGCGGTCCACCTCGGGCCCTCGCCCGCCCGCGAGAGCTACCTCGCCATCGACAAGGTGATCGCCGCCGCGCGCCAGACCGGCGCCGACGCGGTGCACCCCGGCTACGGGTTCCTCTCGGAGAACCCGGCGTTCGCCCGCGCGGCCGCCCAGGCCGGCCTCGCCTTCATCGGGCCCCCGCCCGAGTCGATGGAGGCCATGGGCGTGAAGACCACCGCCCGCGCCCGCATGGCGGCCGCCGGGGTGCCGACCGTGCCCGGGTCGCCGGCCCCCCTCGCCGGGCCCGACGAGGCGCGCGCCTTCGCCGAGTCGATCGGCTTCCCGGTGATGATCAAGGCGGCGGCCGGGGGCGGCGGCAAGGGGATGAAGCGCTGCGAGCGCGCCGAGGACCTCCCGGCGCTCTGGGCGAGCGCCCGGCGCGAGGCGGCGGGCGCCTTCGGCGACGACCGGCTCTACCTCGAGAAGTACCTGGACCGGCCGCGCCACGTCGAGATCCAGGTCTTCTTCGACGGCCACGGGAACGGCGTCTGGCTCGGCGAGCGCGAGTGCTCGGTGCAGCGCCGCCACCAGAAGGTGATCGAGGAGACCCCGAGCTGCGCGCTCGACGGCGCGCTCCGCGAGGCCATGGGCGAGGTGGCGGTCCGGGCCGCGCGGGCGGTGGGCTACGTCGGCGCCGGCACGGTCGAGTTCCTGGTGGACGCGCGCCGCAGCTTCTACTTCCTCGAGATGAACACGCGGCTCCAGGTCGAGCACCCGGTGACCGAGCTCTGCACCGGCCTCGACCTCGTGCGGCTGCAGATCGAGGTGGCGAGGGGCGCGCGGCTGCCCTTCACCCAGGCCGAGGTGGCGCGGCGCGGCCACGCCATCGAGGCGCGCGTCTACGCCGAGGACCCGGCCAAGGGCTTCTTCCCGAGCCCGGGCCGCATCTCGTACCTGCGCGCGCCCGGCGGGCCGGGCGTCCGCGACGACGCCGGCGTCTACACCGGCTGGGTGGTCTCGCCGTACTACGACCCGCTCCTCTCCAAGCTCTCGGCCTGGGCGCCCACGCGCGAGGAGGCCATCGCGCGGCTCGACCGCGCGCTCGGCGAGTACGTGGTGCACGGCATCGCCACCAACCTCACCTGGCTCCGGCAGGTGCTGCGCCACCCCGCCTTCCGCGCCGGCGACTACGACACCGGCTTCTGCCAGGCGTTCGCGGCCGACCTCGCGCCGCGGCCCGACCCGCGCCACGAGCGGGCCGCCCTGGCCGCCGCGGCGGTCGCCGCCTTCAAGCGCGACCTCGACCGCGAGGGGGCGTTCGCCGCGCGCGCCCTCCCCGCCGGCGGCTCGGGCTGGGTCCGCGCCGGCCGGGCGCGCGCGCTGAAGGGCGGCCCGCGGTGA